The genomic window gcttgtatgttttggatcataagcagcaactttctttctccacactttggcctttccatcactttgatagaggttaatcttggttccagaacttttgtggttcatctttgtatttcttcacaaattttttattcttactgttgatgagtggtttgtatcttgtTGAGTATTTCTGccctcaaagtcttcttcgaatgttgaattgtgataccttcactcttgctctgtggaggttgttggtgatgtcactgactgttgtttttgcgtttttcttcacagctctcacaatgaaGACTTTCtattttggagcatggttgtGGTCATTTGCGATCATtgagccacaagagcattagtgaggtcaggcactgatgtgaGGCTTGGTAGATAGTTGGCATTCCAATTTCCTCCCAAAGGTGTTGAGGTCGTTGCTTTGTGTAGGCCACTCTAGGTCTTCTACACCAACACTGCAAACCATGTTTTTATGGATCTCATTTTGTACactggggcattgtcatgctggaacaggtttgggttaAGCCTCCTCGGTCAAGTGaaaagaaattgtaatgctacagtatataaagacaATCTAGACATCTGTATGCTTACAACTTTGTTGCAACAGTTGGAGAAAACCCACATATGGGggttatggtcaggtgttcacctACTTTTGGTTATAtagggcagtggttttcaaagtgggggccgcggcccctTTGGGGCCGGCAGGGGgcacccggggggcctcaacaatttggtcggagccaccaagcccatccctcccactagtatgttctctgtttttcactctcagacaaccacacacacacaatcaattcctaatgtaatgtaatgtaaagatgtaagatgtaattattaatttaaaaaaaaggggtatatattcagaagtctgtatttttaatgtgttttaaaaacatcttgcaaaagggaggcctcggtcaaatgttaatgccaatTGCTAAGTGGTCTTATTTCCATGTCTTGCTCTCGTTCCATGCCTAGACTTTAGTCCTATGTTTAACCTCATTAATCTTGTTCAGTATAGACCGCATTTCCTGTGTTTCGTTTGctgcttaaaaataaacacgTTGATCTGAACCTGCTTCTCCCGTGTCGTAACAGTATTCAGTCCTAAGTGGTGTACCAATcgctttattgttttatttaagtaaACACTATCTTCACTTacgaagtgtttttttgtttgtttttgtttttttgctcttgTATCGGTTCcaagttccttttttttctgcttgcaGCCACAGAAATGTGCACCTTGTTAGTACAACTGCTACAGTGGAAAACTagtactgtttgtttatttatttatttatccaattTTTTATCAGCATAGTAATTCATTTCTAATGATATTgctaattaaaaattaaataaataaaaatccaacatTATCCCCAAATCCAGTTCTGCAGGGCTGGAGTTCAGCACAGTTTGGTGATCTCTCAACTTGAAGAAGCATTTCAACTCTCCAGCTGAACAGTGTGGCTAAGCACAATTAGCGAACAAAGACAAACCCAGGACTGTCTGTatcctgtgtatgtgtgtgtgtgtgtgtgtgtgtgtgtgtgtgtgtgtgtgtgtgtgtgtgtgtgtgtcacatttCCCAAAACTCTGCATGTTAAAGTGGGTGGAATTACTCTGGACATGTCCATGGCCACAAGTACTAAAATACTACTAGAGATTCAATACTTTAACCTTTTTTTAGTGAAAATACTGATTAgtttatatattagtttatatacttattaatacagaaatatagattTTCTATTTTACGTGGCTGAATCCTACGTGGCATACTACATTATTCGTGTAGTGCACTAGGTAAGTAGTACATCTCCATTACGTTATACACTGCGCAGGATGCAAACAGTGATTAGGAAGaaataagaaatgtaaaatcGAGCATAATAGTGAGAAGAAAAGTTCATTGTGGTTAATAAAATTGAATTCTGATACAGTAACGTGTTGGCTAAAGCTGTGTGTTGCCTTAAACTTGGAAGGACATTTAAAAGGAAGAAGTAACTCGGGCAGATTTGCATTACTGCTGCGCCTTTAGAGAAGTGATTTCAGTCAGAGACACATCCGTGATGACGTTCCGCACTACTTTTAACTCGACCCGTGTGTCCCGCTTGTATGGTCCTTGGAAagaagaggaaccagactcggtaACCCTCCAGAGCTAGTTTAAAGGAGCCCTGACCTATGTAGTGCTCTTAGTCTGCACCAACCTAAAAAATTTAGTCCACTGAGCAAACGATATGGTAAACAGTTCACCACCAAGGAGAGATTACAATAAGGCAATTGTCTGGTAGTTCATGGCATTTGACGTAGCCCAGAGGTGCCAAGAGTTTAACTCCAGTACACTGTCCTCTGATGACGGGTTCTGATTAACTGGATTGGGGGCTAGATCAGAGTTAGAGAATAGGGATGGTATCAGGGCAGCTTTGAGGTCAGTCATACCACTGTGAAATAATCTGACACAGAAATACAATGTTTTTACAGTGGAAATATATCAACAGTGGGctcttgtattttgtttttttctgagtgGCTttaagcttcttcttcttcttcttcttcttcttcttcttcttcttctagacCTTGAAATGTTCTTGTCGCTGAAGCTAGTCTTTTTCAGGAGAATCAGGCTGTTCTCAGATGTTTTACTTTACATGTTAGAAAATTCACTCCTCCTTTCTTGTTGTAATTTACTGTAATGAGTATAATCCACATACTCAAATATTAGGTACATTTTAGCCAAATGTGTAACATTGCATTTATTTGCTACTGCCATTTTTACATTAGATATTTTTCCCCCATCTAGTTACGCTGTGTATAAAacttaaatgtcattttaacaaaaaaatttcctgtttttcttaaatgtaatttgtatgttttactgttattttttaaagataatgttaagataataataatcataataacaaatttatttataaagggCTTCATATATGTGGTAACTGTACATCAAATTGCTGTACAGTACGTAGTAAAAATCAAATGAGGAATTATCTAATAGaaagtccctccaggattttgtcaCTGTAGAAATGAATCAAAATCAAGCgaattccacaatattcaaaatggagcttgcaatttttcaaaatgaccgcagatttgggccaagacgcgtcatgtgacatcatcacgacacACGTTCAGCCTtcagccctcttcgattcatgtgcgttgaacatgagtacagctaaaaggtctcatttatcaacaaacatcactgtgaacgACCTTGGAAAACAGTTTTGCAATTCctcaattcaagtagttttccataaAAACGACACAAAAACCTCTCATTTTCaagccgcaacaatcacaaaaaaccacTGCCAAATCCTGTACGAACTGAATAGAGATAAAAagataaagtgaaaaatataaatataaaataagcaCAAGGAGATAAAAaggatttaagaaaaaaaattaatgattaaaatgtactgtaatagAATGGCGTGGAAGTAAATTatcatgtataaaaataaatttaaatcaaatggataaaaaatataaaagataatttacaaaaatacaataactaaataacatctctattattattattattattattattattattaatgttgttgttgtagttattGTTAATAGTGATCTACACTGTCAAAACATagagtaataataaaatcaagGCCCTCCCTGATATCACAAACCACACAGAGTCACCAGACCCCAATGAATAATCACAGGTCTGATCGACAAAACTAAGATCATTCCCTGCTGCTCAATTTCTAAAAGGATGCTGTTAGTTTTAATATTGCCTGAACTGTGAGAACTAAAATGTAAGTAAAGTGGTAACATCATCAGTCTTCTGTGTCCAACAGTGTGAACATTGTAAAGCTAGCAAtgcagggtttgttttttttctatgaccTGTGTGTTAGCATTCCTTTCACAACCCTACCATGGAAAAATATTAATGATGTGCACTTTGGTTGGATTCCTTTATCTGGAATGTTTTTATGGTGGTATCCCCTCACTCGCGGAGCCACGTTgctgctttagggctgctttggGGCTGCTTGATTGTTTGGTGCTGCTTGATTCTGCTTGTTTGTGCTttgatttggttttgttttgtgttggttACTGTCACTAAGATCCGTTTTCTTTAATTCAACTGAgttgtaacagtctttatcagTTATGCTGATACCGctatgtggtagtagtggttttggACAGTCttggtaaacttgctacctgtaatcagtttgagctcggggttatctgtgtttttgtgacagtaagtttgtctttgttttgtttcattcttttgtttgtctgctttgagcatattgtaattgactgtgtttttgttttctccttgtaggagctgagtgctTCCTGAGGCTGGGGGGAGTTCTTTGCTGCACCGTAGGCTTTACTTAATTAAGGGTcgttattattgctgtgtttatttgcagtgaattttgtgggtatgattctgattagtGGGGTGCTTTTCCCTTTTGTACAGCTGGTGCTGTCAtactagcctgcccttcatacaagaagcctcagtcctcctattattattgttaatttcttcttgtgactgtttttatttgaccaatgcctgactgtgttggttgctgttttcttaaaataattcttggccagtctttttaactttaaaataaaatgtatatttgtatggaaacccatgcctcttgccTGTTCTAAGCGGAATGTATTTGCATAtctttatttgggttattttcccTGTTTTCTTGGGGTGGCGTAGTTGGTACAAAACGAAACAAACGAGCCGCATAGCTACACGTGGCCCTGAGGACAGCACCTCCCGCCGCCACCACGCCTCTCCCGGATCCGGGCCGTGAGATCCGCTGCCTGCTTCCCCCTCTAACCCTCGAGGAAGATCTCGAGGCCTACTTCGAGACCTTTGAATGTATTGCCCGCTGCGAAGAATGGGACCATGAAGATTGGCCCCGCATCCTCGGCCCGCTGCTCTCGGGGGAGGCATGTACGGCCTATTATGCCCTCACGCTGGAGGAAGCAGCTGATTAGGGAGAAATGGAAAAGGGAGTCCTGGCGTGGTGTGGGCGAACTCCCCACCAGGCTGCGGCGGAATTCCATCTATGGGCTTATCGGCAGGGAGCCGTTGTGGGTTGTGGGTGTGCATGCGCTGGAGATGCCCCAGGAGCTCCTAACTGCCCTGGAGTGCTTGTTAGCCACCCTGGAACTTGGCCAGGAAGAACGCAAACCCGCACCCGCCCCTAGGGGTCTCGGCCCACCGGTGCCAcagtttattttgataaatatcaaaactctaagaggtgtgcattatagctgacacctagatgaacactttacagttggttatatgactgtaagtcattctcttcaaatgctattgaagttagaaacgtgtttaacaatgtcctatgtaactttagagacggtcccttaatttccgcatatccgcgaatatcgaacgtccaacatcaaaccaactttattccagtcccGAACATGACTTCCATTTCTGTTCTGGATCACATGGCGCAAAGCGAAAAATACACATTtgggtgttttttcccccctgaataATATTGATGTGACTGATAATTATAGCGAACACGAGTCCTTCCTGGTCACAGCATGGAAGATAGTTGAGTTGGTCTAGCGAGTACCAGTGAGTTATTTATTGTAAGCGGAAAAGGTTTGAACCTTTTGTGAAGGAAACGGGcctctttattcctctttttaaCTTTAGCCGGGTATTTTCCGCCGTTTTTTCTCCCCTCCACCTTCTGCCCCTCGCGCTCTCCAACGGTGAGTAGAAGCACGAGGCGCGCGCGGAGCGGCGGGAATCGGCCCGATGGCGGAGTTCGGTAATGGATTCGCGGAGGAATCTCTGCTCGACTCAGACCCCGGTCACCCAGAGCCGGAAGAACCGGCTTTAGATGAGGGAGAGGCCGCTATTGAAGATCTGGTGAGTTAAGGATGTTAATACAGCGTTATTATCTCACGGCAGCGAGTCTGATATTGGAATTACACTGAGATCACAtgtttagctagctggctagtatTCACCCTCTTGGATTTGTTATTAGTCTATAACATTCTCAAATACCTCCGTGTTTAGGTTTATGGTGTAACGATTTTTAAAATCCGTTGGCGCGGTCCGCCATTGTGGCTCGCGCGGTGCTCACTGTGTAAGATTTAACGCATGGCGTTGGCGGCCATGTTGGTGcaacattgttttttatttgtttgtttgtttttttgtttgtacggagcccccctagtgccaggtaaaaacaaaaaacaaaaaaaacagccgtgtgtaatccgtgccctcGGTTTTGTAAACTTGTAAAAACTACCCTCGGTTTTGCGATCCGTTCCCTCGGTTTTGCGATCCGTTCCCTCGGTTTTGCGATCCGTGTTCTCGATTTTCCGATCCGTACCCTCTCGGTTTTGCGATCCGTGCCCTCGGTTTTGCGATCCGTACCCTCTCGGTTTTGCGATTCGTGCTCTCGGTTTTGCGATCCGTACCCTCTCGGTTTTGCGATCCGTGCTCTCGGTTTTGCAATCTGTACCCTATCGGTTTTATGATCCGTGCTCTCGGTTTTGCGATCCGTAAACTCGGTTTTGCGATCCATACCCTCGGTTTTGCGATCCGTGCCCTCGGTTTTGCGATCCGTGCCCTCGGTTTTGCGATCCATACCCTCAGTTTTGCGATCCGTGCCCTCGGTTTTGCGATCCGTAAACACGGTTTTGCGATCCGTAAACTCGGTTTTGCGATCCGTAAACTCGGTTTTGCGATCCGTAAACAcggttttgcaatccgtaccctTGGTCTTGTAAACCGCGTGCACAGCgttaaagttgggtttatattggacattcgctgtacattcgagcttctctcttctatttctcaagaaataaacatacaaaaaggacataatgtgtattgtcttaataatgtgtattgagtggacatagaaccaatacaactgaatatatttttaaatcttctcCCATTAAAACCCGCGGAAGCGGGCTTTGGGAAGCGCAGGTTATCAGCGCCTTAaagtaatggagtcagtaagggaccatctaaaaagtgcatgacctgggcaTGTGACGAGGGGTGTGCTacctttgtgtgtctgtgtgtgtgtgagagagagagagctctggaTGCACCAAAACATGCCTAGTCCTTAGTCTGCATCTAATTGATTCGGGCACAttggagaataataataataataataataataataataataggtggtgcagtgggtagcattgtaTCTGCACAGCTCCAGTGTTCCCAGTTAGATCCTGAGCGCAGATTACTATCTGTATACagtttctgttcattttctcCTCATGTCCATGTGTTTCTTCAgggttttctcccaccttccaaatcatgtccatgCGAGGAACAGTTACTCTAAACTGTCTCTTGCTGTGAACAAGTGTGTGGCTCCAGATTTATTGCGATCctggttactaaagatgaactactagtagtagtagtagtagtagtagtaataatagtaatcgCAGCATCATAGAGTGCTTCTAACAGaaaacagagatttttttttacttgcaaGCATAGAATTTAATAAACACTTACAATACGAAGCAAGGTTGCAcagtttttaattgttaaatattttccACCTCCCGTTCACATTTCATTTGATCCATCCCAAACATATTCGTTAACATGCGTCACTGTAGACCTGAGCCGATGCTAAATTACGCTGTCGCAATCTTGACCTAACCATCAACCtcaatttatattattattattattattattattattattattattcattcggATCAACAGTACTGTTGGTATCACTATCTAGTGAACAGATGTATGATGGACATGCGACACTGCTTAAAAATTGTACAGAATACACTAGACAGCCGTGTCTCTTTATGAACGGGGCGGATTTTACACCAGGGGCATGAATTTAGAGGATTGTTTGCGATGATATTGCGTCACCTATATTTCAGCCGATTATTGTAGAACACCTTGTCGACACGTACAATTCGTCACGGGACCAGAGCAATACTCTAGCTTGTGTTAAAATGCCGTTTGATGAGCATTTGTCTTAATTAGCCGTAATATTATATCGTGCTTATGCTAACGTTATTGTtgtaattagggatgcaccgaaatgaaaattcttggctgaagccgaaaccgaatataatgaaaaaataaaaaattttcaccattgcataaattaaatagtcaaagtgtgctttttactattttgtcttgcttttcaaagaaaaaatcaattacaaaaactacaatttcaaaatatttatttaacactgaacatttttttttcattccagcaggcataggctaccaacaaggcacaatataagtttaaataaataaatgagttaaataaaaatatttttatgtggtcatctttgagcccccccttgaatagcctatgttaggcctataactgactgctgaaagaatggaacactctgcagcctacaacaaaaatgtgcattaaaaagtgcattgacaagagtgcaaaaaatggttctattcggttctatacggctgattatattggggatatatactgctcgtgtccctgtacacctcgcggagtattacagtagatatagtatagttagatacgttgttaatgttgtgttcccttaaataaatacgtctttacctgcttctgtagtctactcccttacgtctcgcgacgtgacagaatactccggaacagaaacaaaacaaacgcacatgtccacagtaaacaatgtcacggttgtcaacatctgaagagcatgcgctcgtgcacgtagcttgtgcatgcgcgcgccccctcattgCTCCGAGtgcgctgccggaagtggaggtcgtgaaattcacgcatctcactctggttgctaggctatttgacacgtcatcaaacacgtcattgttcagtcaaatttattcggccttttcacttattaaccgaataatttcggttgccgaacattctgTGCATCACTAGTTGTAATTTAACAATGTCTACAGGAGCTGGAGGCCATTGAAGCCCGGGTGAGAGAGTTGGAGGAGGAAGCAGAGAAACTGAAGGAGCTCCAGAATGAAGTGGAGAAACAGATGAATTTTAGTCCTCCTCctggtgagtgtgtttgtgtgaaaagGAGAACCCTGCACATTGGAGCGCTGCTGTCAAATAGAGCTGCGCCCGAGCAGGAGCCGCGAAACAACTGGGTCACTTGAGATGTTCTTCTTCTGCCTGCAACCTAGATTCTTTTCaggaaaagcacaaaaacactgCCTTTATCTTTGCATGTGCTGATAATAAATCGTCACATCACATGAGGATTTCTTAGAATTTTGTCTAGGAATATATTACCGTGCTTGTCTATTTAAGTAAATACGGTTCCCTTTTAACAAAAAGTTTTggaacattttagaaatgtagaGTGTGCTCTGTGATTTCATGTTGCTCTAACTGGTCGACAGAATTGCATGATTTTATCCTCTGAGGAGAAAATGTGGCACGGTTGTCACTGAGTGCACACCACTGTTACCGTTGATCTTAATACATTGAAGTTAATACGAAACATTACATTTCTGTCTAAAATCGCTGAAATAATTTACAGTTTTGACCCTTGAAAACCTCCAGAAACATTGTCAGATGCTACTCTAACCTAGTCCTGGAGATCTTTGTGAGTTCTAGTCATAGACGTTAATCAGGACGACTGTGTGACCGTTTGATCAATCCGTGGTCTGCGCTATTTTTAGCTCCACTTGTATGTTCCAGATTGAGATGCGTGGTATCTGGGTAAAAAGGGTAACCAAAATGTAGCCTGGTTACTTAAGTATAGGAATTATGGGTAATTTGCCGAGCTGAGCCATGCCTCGTCAGCCGGTGGGGGGAAAAGCACtaagctttctttctttaaccAAATTTGAAGACAGAGTCAGGCACGTCTCTAGTGGCTCAAAGAATTTGGTTAAAAGGATAATCAACATATGATAAGAAAAATGCCTGCAATATCGTAACCTTTAGAAACCCTTTTGTTAACATTAAATTCATGTAAAATTCTTAATTGCGATACAAATACGTACAAGTTTTCTTAAAattataccccccccccccccacagctGGTCCTGTCATCATGTCCATTGAAGAGAAGATCGAAGCAGATGGAAGATCAAATTATGTTGGAAATGTACGGGTTTCTCTTACACTTTTTAACCAGTTGTAAATAGTTAGTAGTACTGGTTTATGTTTTTCTAGTagttactgtgtgtgttgttttatttatttattttttttaaatataaaggcTAATGCCCTTTAGATTTAGAGAGCAGTAAGATACATGCATTTATTCTAAAAAGATGTTTAGTTATATTTATTAGTGAGCCACTAACAGTATCTAGTATGTCATGTAATAATATTACAGAACTTGTCATACATAAAAGAAATTACCATTTACAAGCGAAAGCTAGAGATGGGACCCAGCAAAAGGTAGTGGGAGCAgggtgtgggggttttttttgtttgttttttattcctttttgtGACTGACTGTGGgtcagtcagatatgaagccaCATTCAGTAATGGACAGATTCTTGTACACTACAACTTTGTGTTAATCCAGAAGTACTACATTCTTTCTACAATTGAGGAATGTGCTTATACAGAACATTGTGTCATGTATTGAATAAAGTACGACACCTTGACCTTTTCATAATGTATGAGGTTATCATGGACTGAGAATGTCattgtgttaaaatgtttttgtgtgttatcTGCAGGTGGATTATGGAGCAACAGCCGAGGAGCTCGAAGCTCATTTTCACGGCTGTGGCCCTGTTAACAGAGTCACTATCCTGTGTGACAAATTCACAGGACACCCAAAAGGGTAATCGCTAAAACGCTACATTTTCTCTGTCTATCACTCTTTCTCTGTTGTTCGTTGCTGTTCATTTTGATATTCCTGAGCAATGATTGTTCTTCTATAGCAATGATATGGcttatttttctccttttgtttAAAGCTGGTGTGTGTACGATTTACTGATgattataaatgtatgtttttttcttgctgGAGTATGGCATTTTTCTGTTCTTGAATTTCTTGGAGACACATCAGATTTGTCCTTGTAGAAGTTGTATCGTTATTCGGTAGACGTGGGTGGCATGATGGTTTTATAGTAGTATACTGTTTGGGATGCAGACGTGAATACACAATGAATGTGTTTTTCACTTGTCACTCAACCCAACCCTATGTTTATTAAACATCCTTCTGTGAATGTTCTAAAATAGGATTCGGTTAAATTCAAGCCATTTCCTAAAGTTGCTTTCAcctgttttgtaaataattctactgtgcaatgtttttttttcatcagttaTCCATAATCGGCCGATATCTTGATTATTTCTTTCACTCACCTGACCCAGGTGTATGCCTCCTGATTGTGTTTTAAAAGGCTCGGTATTACAGCGGATACACACCACCCAGAGGAAGAGGACGGGCCTTCAGGTGAACAGAAGACACACCTCAGTCTTGCTCACATTTGTGCACACACTACTGAACTTGTTAGAGTATTGAGAGCGATGCAGCCTTCGCATTTATCCAAAAATAAGGCTGTGTATACACACTTAGTGACAGAGTGGCCAAGTCTTAGAACACAAGTCATAAAAGATATTTCTAAGTAGTACACTTGGATGATTTTTAGGTAAAAGATTTTGTTCAACATCTCTTCATCTTAATGAAAATTAGGTTAGTATTTTAATAACAGTATCTGCAGGATGAGATAAAACTGACACCCCCTTAGTGTTTGAACTCCTTACTGACTGTCCTGTCCATTGTAAATTTGGGTTAAAAGTACAGAAAACCTTTTCCTTTCAGACATACCGGATCTGTCACCAGTGTGCATGAGATTATATTACTCTACCTCGACTCAGGTTATAAAGGAAAACGCCTAACTCCCGCCCCCTGTTTTTACCATTCCTGTGCTGGGACTATCTGTTAGGATAATGGAGAAAAACATTTCCTTTGTCAGCTGCTCAC from Ictalurus furcatus strain D&B chromosome 5, Billie_1.0, whole genome shotgun sequence includes these protein-coding regions:
- the LOC128607819 gene encoding polyadenylate-binding protein 2-B-like isoform X2, with amino-acid sequence MAEFGNGFAEESLLDSDPGHPEPEEPALDEGEAAIEDLELEAIEARVRELEEEAEKLKELQNEVEKQMNFSPPPAGPVIMSIEEKIEADGRSNYVGNVDYGATAEELEAHFHGCGPVNRVTILCDKFTGHPKGLGITADTHHPEEEDGPSGAEGDQHRGIPLTHNSPLSFPLFTVIPPFPVKKKRK
- the LOC128607819 gene encoding polyadenylate-binding protein 2-B-like isoform X1, with the protein product MAEFGNGFAEESLLDSDPGHPEPEEPALDEGEAAIEDLELEAIEARVRELEEEAEKLKELQNEVEKQMNFSPPPAGPVIMSIEEKIEADGRSNYVGNVDYGATAEELEAHFHGCGPVNRVTILCDKFTGHPKGCMPPDCVLKGSVLQRIHTTQRKRTGLQGPKAINIVVFPLLITPHCHFPFLLSSLLSLLKKKENNPSTKEEKKTKNTQRGRK
- the LOC128607819 gene encoding polyadenylate-binding protein 2-B-like isoform X3 codes for the protein MAEFGNGFAEESLLDSDPGHPEPEEPALDEGEAAIEDLELEAIEARVRELEEEAEKLKELQNEVEKQMNFSPPPAGPVIMSIEEKIEADGRSNYVGNVDYGATAEELEAHFHGCGPVNRVTILCDKFTGHPKGYP